The Limisphaera ngatamarikiensis genome includes a window with the following:
- the panD gene encoding aspartate 1-decarboxylase codes for MQVLLLKSKIHRAVVTAGNVDYEGSLGIDRDLMDRVGLFPYEKILCGNLANGERFETYAIPAPRGSRAIVLNGATAHLGKPGDRLVIMSYTWVDEALARDWRPRVIVLGEGNQVLEQDEPRAGTTD; via the coding sequence ATGCAAGTTTTATTGTTGAAATCCAAGATCCATCGGGCGGTCGTGACCGCCGGGAACGTGGACTACGAAGGGAGTCTGGGCATTGACCGGGACCTCATGGACCGGGTGGGGTTGTTTCCGTACGAGAAGATTTTGTGCGGAAACCTGGCGAACGGGGAACGATTTGAGACGTACGCCATTCCGGCGCCGCGGGGGTCGCGGGCCATCGTCCTGAATGGTGCGACGGCTCATTTGGGCAAGCCCGGCGATCGTTTGGTGATCATGAGTTACACCTGGGTGGACGAAGCACTGGCCCGGGATTGGCGACCGCGGGTGATTGTCCTGGGCGAAGGCAACCAGGTGCTGGAGCAGGACGAACCGCGCGCTGGCACCACCGATTAA
- the msrA gene encoding peptide-methionine (S)-S-oxide reductase MsrA: MEPQVHDSAAATEEAPGREIAVFGGGCFWCMEALFETLPGVISVTSGYAGGHVPHPTYKQVCTGTTGHAEVIRVEYDPRRIRYEDLLEAFWEAHDPTTPNRQGNDVGPQYRSIILYVNEAQRRAAERSKAEAARRFSRPIVTEIVRLERFYPAEPYHQDYFRKNPEQAYCQFVIRPKLEKFLKARQRP; the protein is encoded by the coding sequence AGGTTCATGATTCCGCCGCAGCCACCGAGGAGGCGCCGGGGCGGGAGATCGCCGTGTTCGGCGGGGGTTGTTTTTGGTGCATGGAAGCGTTGTTTGAGACGCTGCCCGGCGTGATATCGGTGACCAGCGGTTACGCCGGGGGTCATGTGCCCCATCCCACCTACAAACAGGTGTGCACGGGCACGACCGGCCATGCCGAGGTCATCCGGGTGGAGTACGACCCGCGTCGGATCCGGTATGAGGATCTGCTGGAGGCGTTCTGGGAGGCACATGACCCGACCACACCCAATCGCCAGGGCAACGACGTCGGACCACAGTACCGGTCGATTATTCTCTACGTGAACGAGGCCCAGCGCCGGGCGGCGGAGCGTTCCAAAGCGGAGGCGGCCCGTCGATTCTCGCGGCCCATTGTGACGGAGATTGTGCGGCTGGAGCGGTTCTATCCGGCCGAGCCGTATCATCAGGACTACTTCCGCAAGAACCCGGAGCAGGCGTACTGCCAGTTTGTGATCCGGCCCAAGTTGGAAAAGTTCTTGAAAGCCCGGCAGAGGCCGTGA